The following proteins are encoded in a genomic region of Xenopus laevis strain J_2021 chromosome 3L, Xenopus_laevis_v10.1, whole genome shotgun sequence:
- the LOC108710531 gene encoding olfactory receptor 10C1 yields the protein MNEKNQTLVSEIVLLGFQNLHNFKIPLFSLFLLIYIITVWENVLIIVLVSSSRNLKSPMYFFLQQLSLCDLLNSTVIVPTLLKSVINGGVTVSFIGCVTQFSFFSVPGAFECLLLAVMSYDRYVAICIPLRYSSIMSHRVCVTFILISWATGFGIGVLSVNLITMLQFCDRNTINHFFCDFFPLLGLVCSDTSFVQLEEIIQSFPVVICPFILIIVSYMCIAHAILKIVSNTGRQKAFSTCSSHLTVVSIFYGSIIAIYVVPPTGQSQTISKVLSLMFTLVIPMTNPIIYSLKSTDIRETLKKMKSRRLEFGVDVILLKLNLIRDFSHDKP from the exons ATGAATGAGAAGAACCAGACGTTGGTCAGTGAGATTGTTCTCTTGGGATTTCAGAATCTCCATAACTTCaagattcccctgttctctctgttcCTTCTGATTTACATTATTACAGTTTGGGAGAATGTCCTCATCATTGTGTTGGTGTCCTCCAGCCGGAACCTCAagtcccccatgtacttctttctccaACAGTTGTCCCTATGTGATCTCCTAAACTCCACTGTTATTGTACCAACTCTGCTCAAAAGTGTAATTAATGGAGGAGTCACTGTATCATTTATTGGCTGTGTCActcagttttcttttttctctgtcccAGGAGCTTTTGAGTGTTTGCTTCTAGCagtaatgtcctatgacagatatgtggCCATCTGTATCCCACTGCGTTACTCTTCTATAATGTCCCACAGGGTTTGTGTTACATTCATTCTCATATCATGGGCTACAGGTTTTGGCATTGGAGTCCTTTCAGTGAATCTAATAACAATGTTACAGTTTTGTGATCGAAACACCATTAATCATTTCTTTTGTGATTTCTTTCCCCTTCTTGGGCTTGTTTGCTCAGACACCTCTTTTGTTCAATTAGAAGAAATCATACAGTCATTCCCTGTGGTTATATGTCCCTTTATACTCATCATTGTATCATATATGTGTATTGCCCATGCAATCCTAAAGATAGTGTCCAATaccgggagacaaaaagccttctccacctgcagctcccacttgactgtggtctccatattttatgggagtATAATTGCTATTTATGTGGTTCCCCCCACAGGACAGTCACAGACCATAAGCAAAGTTCTCTCTCTGATGTTTACTTTGGTGATCCCTATGACTAACCCCATTATTTACAGCCTGAAAAGTACAGACATCAGAGAAACCCTTAAAAAAATGAAG TCTAGAAGGCTGGAATTTGGAGTAGATGTTATTCTCCTCAAACTGAATCTCATTcgtgacttttcacatgataaaccatga
- the LOC108710530 gene encoding olfactory receptor 1468, which produces MNEKNQTLVSEIVLLGFQNLHNFKIPLFSLFLLIYIMTVWENVLIIVLVSSSRNLQSPMYFFLQQLSMSDLLGSSNIVPTLLQTVIYDRATLSIVGCITQFYFFSSLEIFDLLILAVMSYDRYVAICIPLRYSSIMSHRVCVTFILISWALGFGISVISVNLIGTLQFCDQNTINHLYCDLLPLLELSCSDTFSLQIEIFFLSVPLIFLPFTLITVSYMCIAHAILKIVSNTGRQKAFSTCSSHLTVVSLFYGTLLSIYLFPSRKHSPAMSKVLSLLYTIVIPMVNPLIYSLRNKDLKEALNMKLNKLCKYTKI; this is translated from the coding sequence ATGAATGAGAAGAACCAGACGTTGGTCAGTGAGATTGTTCTTTTGGGATTTCAGAATCTCCACAACTTCaagattcccctgttctctctgttccttctgatttacattatgacagtttgggagaatgtcctcatcatagtgttggtgtcctccagccggaacctccagtcccccatgtacttctttctccaGCAACTGTCCATGTCTGATCTACTGGGATCCTCAAACATTGTCCCCACTCTGCTCCAAACTGTAATTTATGACAGAGCCACATTGTCCATTGTTGGCTGCATCACTCAATTTTACTTTTTCAGCAGTTTGGAAATTTTTGACCTTCTAATTCTAGCagtaatgtcctatgacagatatgtggCCATCTGTATCCCACTGCGTTACTCTTCTATAATGTCCCACAGGGTTTGTGTTACATTCATTCTCATATCATGGGCTCTTGGCTTTGGTATTTCAGTGATTTCAGTGAATCTAATAGGGACACTACAGTTCTGTGACCAAAATACCATTAACCATTTATATTGTGATTTATTACCTCTGCTAGAACTTTCCTGCTCAGACACTTTCTCACTgcaaattgaaatattttttctatcAGTCCCTTTGATTTTTCTACCATTTACACTCATCACTGTATCATATATGTGTATTGCCCATGCAATCCTAAAGATAGTGTCCAATactgggagacaaaaagccttctccacctgcagctcccacttgaCTGTGGTCTCCTTATTTTATGGGACTCTACTTTCCATTTACTTGTTTCCATCTAGAAAACATTCTCCAGCCATGAGCAAAGTTCTCTCTCTGTTGTACACAATAGTAATTCCTATGGTTAATCCCCTTATTTACAGCTTGAGAAATAAAGATTTGAAAGAAGCCCTTAacatgaaattaaataaattatgcaaataTACTAAGATATGA
- the LOC108710529 gene encoding olfactory receptor 11L1, which produces MNEKNQTLVSEIVLLGFQNLHNFKIPLFSLFLLIYIMTVWENVLIIVLVSSSRNLQSPMYFFLQQLSLSDLLGSSNIVPTLLQTVIYDRATLSIVGCITQFYFFCSLEISDLLILAVMSYDRYVAICIPLRYTSIMNYSVCVKLILMSWLLGFDITVITVYLIGTLHFCDQNTINHFFCDLSPLLDLSCSDTFSLQIEVFVVSVPLVFIPFILIIVSYMCIAHAILKIVSNTGRQKAFSTCSSHLAVVSIFYGTLLSIYLFPSRKHSPAMSKVLSLLYTIVIPMVNPLIYSLRNKDLKEALNKKLNKLCKYTKI; this is translated from the coding sequence ATGAATGAGAAGAACCAGACGTTGGTCAGTGAGATTGTTCTTTTGGGATTTCAGAATCTCCACAACTTCaagattcccctgttctctctgttcCTTCTGATTTACATTATGACAGTTTGGGAGAACGTCCTTATCATAGTGTTGGTGTCCTCCAGCCGGAACCTCcagtcccccatgtacttctttctccaACAGTTGTCCCTGTCTGATCTACTTGGATCCTCAAATATTGTCCCCACTCTGCTCCAAACTGTAATTTATGACAGAGCCACATTGTCCATTGTTGGCTGCATCACTCAATTTTACTTTTTCTGCAGTTTGGAAATTTCTGACCTTCTAATTCTAGCagtaatgtcctatgacagatatgtggCCATCTGTATCCCACTGCGTTACACTTCTATAATGAATTACAGTGTTTGtgtcaaattaattttaatgtcATGGCTTCTTGGCTTTGACATTACAGTGATTACAGTGTATCTAATAGGGACACTACATTTCTGTGACCAAAATACCATTAAccatttcttttgtgatttatCTCCTCTACTAGACCTTTCCTGCTCAGACACTTTCTCACTGCAAATTGAAGTATTTGTTGTATCAGTTCCCTTGGTATTTATACCATTTATACTCATCATTGTATCATATATGTGTATTGCCCATGCAATCCTAAAGATAGTGTCCAATaccgggagacaaaaagccttctccacctgcagctcccacttggctgtggtctccatattttatgggactcTACTTTCCATTTACTTGTTTCCATCTAGAAAACATTCTCCAGCCATGAGCAAAGTTCTTTCTCTGTTGTACACAATAGTAATTCCTATGGTTAATCCCCTTATTTATAGCTTGAGAAATAAAGATTTGAAAGAAGCCCTTaacaagaaattaaataaattgtgCAAATATACTAAGATATAA